The DNA window ccaaaaaagttgggacaagtagcaataagtggctggaaaaaggaaattgagcatataatgaacagctgtaagaccaattaacactaattaggtcaattgacaacatgattgggtataaaaagagcttctcagagtgtcagtgtctctctgaagccaagatggtaagaggatcaccaattccaccattgttgtgcagaaagatagtgcagtaATACCAGAATAGTTTTACCcaatgtaaaatagcaaagacttttaagttatcattatcaaccgtgcataacatctcCTAAAGATTAAGAGAATCTGgcacaattgctgtgcgtaagggtcaaggccgtaaaactctactggatgctcgtgatctccgggcccttaaacgtcactgcacctcaaacaggaatgccactgtcaaggaaataacagaatgggctcaggaatacttccagaaagcattgtcagtgagcacaatccactgtgccatccaccgttgccagctgaaactacagtgcaaagaggaagatctaagcaagctccacaagctgagacgtttgcactgggccaggggtcttttaaaatggagtgtggcaaaatggaagactgtccTGCTCCTCTTGCTCAGCCAGCCACTCCTCTAACGTCTTTCCTTCAGCAGTGGCACAGAATGACCTGTTGCCTATCCTGCTATGTCCGAACTCCCTAGTCTTTGGTTGGCCACAGCTGGAGCATCTGTAGTGTGTTTTCTGGTGGAACTTGGCAGGAAGCGTGGAACAACCCTGATGTTTACTCAATGCTTCCGCTTCCTTCCGTCTCCTCCACTCTGTTGTCCTGCTCCATTTTCTCTCAGGCTGAGCTGGCTGGGTCGGCTGTACTGGCTGGGGAGGTCCTGGCATAAGGGTCGGCTGGAATGGCTGTGGAGGCTGTGGCAGTTGCACCGGCGGAGCAGACGCAGGAGCTGCGGTAGCAGGCCGTCTTCGCTGTGCCGCTTGCCCCGACAGGTCCGGAGGAGTGGGGAAAGCAAAGGTCCTAGGGTACTCCTCCGGCACCTTCTCACTAGGCTGCGGCAATGGAACGGCAGCTGTGAGGTTCGGCTTGGGCAATGGAATCTCCATCGTCAACACTGTCTGCTCCTGTTTCTTCTGGATGCTGTTGTgcctttaaaaaagaaaaaaggaagagagaacagtgttattCAGTGCTTGCTGGAAGAGAGTGTTCCAAGCATTGATGTTAATAAAAGTCAGCTTAAAAGTCTTACCACACAGAGAGGGTGTGCTGGTTGATCTCGTAAAGCTGAAGCGACGTCGCCTGCACAAGACCTGGGCTGTTCAGTACCAGCCTCCTGATCCTGCCGTAGTCCTGCCTTTGCATGGCTGGCCTTAAAGCGTCCCTGAAGCAGCCGCTCCCTGTGCTTCGGCTGGTAAGAGACACGTTGCTTCTCGACGTCCGGCAGACGGTTCCAAAGGGCGACAATGTCGGCGACCTGCTTCTCAGAGAGACAGGCTTTGTCGCGCAAGTCCACCAGGTACCTGGCCAGCAGAGATGCCGCAGCCTCGGCCTCGGCCTCAGCCACCTTCGGGACGGGATCATCCAATGACAGAGGGTCAACGGTGGGGTCATTGTCCACTCCGACAAAGGACTCAGCTTTACCGAATCCTCCCATTCCGACAGGTCATCGGGGGTGCCATCGGGGGCATCCGGGTCCCGGCCGATGTCGTCCCTCAGCTCTTTGCACTGCTGAGAGAAGAGGTACTCGACACCGATCAGCTCACCTGAAACACAAACGATCACACAGCAGTTTAATAACAGTTGTTATTTGTGCCGAATGAAAAAAGATTGGCTTTATGGTTACAGCACGATGATTCGCGTTCAAAAACGTTACCTGTGTACTCTCTGGGCTTGGTGTAGTCCTCCACCAGTTTACAGCCCAGCATCTCCTCACTGAGCTGGTTGAACGCGTGCTTGCACACCGaactgagaaaaagagaacGAAGCGACTCGTTTTAGAGGAGCCATTGTAAGGCCCGCCCCCTGAAACATTCACAGCCGTCGACCAATCAGGCGTTAGAACATCCCACAGTTTCGATGAGGAACCAGTATCACACAGCCATCGGCCAATCAGTCGTTAGCACCTCCCAGTTTCAATGTGTGGCCATTGTCAGACAGCCATCGGCGTTAGCACATCCCACTGTTTCAATGACGCACTTTGTTTGCGTCTCCGGGCCAATCATTGAAGCAGGAATTGAAACAATTGAAACAGGCCAAGTTGAAACAGGCCAATGAGAAGCACTAGAGAGGCGGGAATTGTGAAACACTTAAGCGGGAAGATCGCTCGGTCAGAGGcgcaacatatgctcccatctagacgtcagcTCTTtaagggaagaccctgcatttttcaacaagatgatGCCAGACCACactctgcagcaatcacaacatcatggctacgtagaagaaggatccgggtactgaaatggccagcctgcagtccagatctttcacctatagagaacatttggcgcatcataaagaggaaggtgtgacaaagaaagccgaagacgattgaacagttagaggcctgtattagacatgaatgggagagcattcctgtttctaaacttgagaaactggtctcctctgtccccagacgtctgttgagtgttgtaagaagaaggggggatgccacacagtggtaaaaaatggccttgtcccaacttttttgggatttgttgacgccatgaaattttgaaacaacatatttttcccttaaaattatacattctctccaccacacactacacaaacacaacacaatcaccacacaacacaatcacagcacaccacacaaacacaacacaatcatAGCACactacaccaacacaacacaatcacagcaCACTACACAAATACAACACAATCACCACATACtatacaaacactacacaat is part of the Hoplias malabaricus isolate fHopMal1 chromosome 4, fHopMal1.hap1, whole genome shotgun sequence genome and encodes:
- the LOC136694062 gene encoding uncharacterized protein, coding for MLGCKLVEDYTKPREYTGELIGVEYLFSQQCKELRDDIGRDPDAPDGTPDDLSEWEDSVKLSPLSEWTMTPPLTLCHWMIPSRRWLRPRPRLRHLCWPGTWWTCATKPVSLRSRSPTLSPFGTVCRTSRSNVSLTSRSTGSGCFRDALRPAMQRQDYGRIRRLVLNSPGLVQATSLQLYEINQHTLSVWHNSIQKKQEQTVLTMEIPLPKPNLTAAVPLPQPSEKVPEEYPRTFAFPTPPDLSGQAAQRRRPATAAPASAPPVQLPQPPQPFQPTLMPGPPQPVQPTQPAQPERKWSRTTEWRRRKEAEALSKHQGCSTLPAKFHQKTHYRCSSCGQPKTREFGHSRIGNRSFCATAEGKTLEEWLAEQEEQDSLPFCHTPF